The Ooceraea biroi isolate clonal line C1 chromosome 11, Obir_v5.4, whole genome shotgun sequence genome includes a region encoding these proteins:
- the LOC105288190 gene encoding ejaculatory bulb-specific protein 3: MKVLILLLLAVACVLADDKYTTKYDNIDLDSILASDRLLKNYVNCLLEKGNCTPDGRELKDNLPDALVTSCSKCSEKQKKGTEKVIRFLVNKKPETWEELKKKYDPTGEYSVKYVDDAKKQGINA, translated from the exons ATGAAG GTCTTGATTCTGTTGCTCCTCGCGGTAGCCTGTGTCCTGGCAGACGACAAGTACACCACCAAGTATGATAATATTGATCTGGATTCgattctggcgagtgaccgcTTGCTCAAAAACTACGTGAACTGCTTGCTGGAGAAGGGAAACTGCACCCCTGACGGCAGGGAGCTCAAAG ATAACCTTCCGGACGCGCTTGTCACTTCGTGCAGCAAGTGCAGCGAGAAGCAAAAGAAAGGCACCGAGAAGGTCATCCGGTTTCTAGTCAACAAG AAACCAGAGACTTGGGAGGAACTTAAGAAGAAGTACGATCCCACTGGCGAATATTCTGTCAAGTATGTAGACGATGCGAAGAAGCAGGGAATAAACGCGTGA